A region of Bos javanicus breed banteng chromosome 17, ARS-OSU_banteng_1.0, whole genome shotgun sequence DNA encodes the following proteins:
- the INPP5J gene encoding phosphatidylinositol 4,5-bisphosphate 5-phosphatase A isoform X2 produces the protein MEEQTFKDRKRRGRGGSRVPPLSLLSPLRQGNKGGVSVRLAAFGHMLCFLNCHLPAHMDKAEQRKDNFQTILSLQQFQGPGAQGILDHDLVFWFGDLNFRIESYDLHFVKFAIDSEQLHQLWEKDQLNMAKNTWPILKGFQEGPLNFAPTFKFDVGTNKYDTSAKKRKPAWTDRILWKVKAPGGGPSPSGRESHRLQVTQHSYRSHMEYTVSDHKPVAAQFVLHFAFRDNVPLVRLEVADEWARPEQAVVRYRIETVFARSSWDWIGLYRVGFRHCKDYVAYVWAKHEDVDGSAYQVTFSEESLPKGHGDFILGYYSHTHGILIGVTEPFQISLPTSEPTSSSTDSSGASSEDEDDSTLELLAPKSRSPSPGKSKRHRSRSPGLARFPTLALRPSSRERRGTSRSPSPQSRRLPRAAPDGAGNGGSRGSSEEGPPGLPGAWAFPPSVPRSLGLLPALRLETVDPGGGGCWGPDRGALASSGSLSPSPQGRQGLEEGGLGP, from the exons ATGGAGGAGCAGACCTTTAAGGACCGGAAAAGGCGAGGGCGGGGTGGGAGCCGTGTCCCGCCGCTCAGCCTCCTCTCGCCTCTGCGGCAG GGCAACAAGGGTGGAGTGAGTGTGCGACTGGCTGCCTTTGGGCACATGCTGTGCTTCCTGAACTGCCACCTGCCGGCCCACATGGATAAAGCGGAGCAGCGCAAGGACAACTTCCAGACCATCCTCAGCCTCCAGCAGTTCCAGGGGCCTGGCGCTCAAGGCATCCTGGATCACGA CCTCGTGTTCTGGTTCGGAGACCTGAACTTCCGCATCGAGAGCTACGACCTGCACTTTGTCAAGTTTGCCATCGATAGTGAGCAGCTCCACCAGCTCTGGGAGAAAGACCAG CTCAACATGGCCAAGAACACCTGGCCCATCCTGAAGGGCTTCCAGGAGGGGCCCCTCAACTTTGCACCCACCTTCAAGTTTGACGTGGGTACTAACAAATATGATACCAG TGCGAAGAAGCGGAAGCCAGCCTGGACAGACCGTATCCTGTGGAAGGTCAAGGCTCCAGGTGGAGGTCCCAGCCCCTCAGGAAGGGAGAGCCACCGGCTCCAGGTGACCCAGCACAGCTACCGCAGCCACATGGAATATACCGTCAGTGACCACAAGCCTGTGGCTGCACAGTTCGTCCTGCAC TTTGCTTTCAGAGACAACGTGCCTCTGGTGCGGCTGGAGGTGGCAGACGAGTGGGCGCGGCCGGAGCAAGCCGTGGTGAGGTACCGCATAGAGACGGTGTTCGCCCGCAGCTCCTGGGACTGGATTGGCTTGTACCGG GTGGGTTTCCGTCACTGCAAGGACTATGTGGCTTATGTCTGGGCCAAACACGAGGATGTGGACGGGAGCGCCtaccag GTGACCTTCAGTGAGGAGTCACTGCCCAAAGGCCACGGAGACTTCATTCTAGGTTATTACAGCCACACCCACGGCATCCTCATCGGTGTCACTGAGCCCTTCCAG ATCTCGCTGCCTACCTCGGAGCCGACCAGCAGCAGCACAGACAGCTCGGGCGCCAGCTCGGAGGATGAGGATGACAGCACCCTGGAGCTGCTGGCACCCAAGTCCCGCAGCCCCAGCCCCGGCAAGTCCAAGCGGCACCGCAGCAGGAGCCCAGGCCTGGCTCGCTTCCCCACCCTTGCCCTGCGGCCCTCGTCCCGGGAGCGCCGGGGCACCAGCCGAAGCCCCTCGCCCCAGAGCCGCCGCCTGCCCCGGGCAGCCCCCGACGGGGCCGGCAACGGTGGCAGccggggcagcagtgaggaggggCCTCCTGGGCTGCCGGGGGCCTGGGCCTTCCCGCCATCTGTGCCTCGAAGCCTGGGCTTGCTGCCTGCCTTGCGCCTAGAGACTGTAGACCCCGGTGGGGGTGGCTGCTGGGGACCTGATCGGGGGGCCCTGGCCTCCTCCGGCAGCCTGTCTCCCAGCCCCCAGGGTCGGCAGGGGCTAGAGGAGGGGGGCCTGGGGCCctga
- the PLA2G3 gene encoding group 3 secretory phospholipase A2, translating into MGVLVALLGVLSFLGVAPGGSPTLHLHSTSCHLARPTASIPLGSLSFLGKDVQGLALFHARWDGHGRLQVCSRQDEPELTAAFRALCAGELTRGSFIHTPGPELQRALAILQSQWEACQGPAESPAGTREKRAAGQSGAPGIRHQRVKRGWTMPGTLWCGVGDSAGNSTELGVFQGPDLCCQEHDHCPQTVSPFQYNYGIRNYRFHTISHCSCDARFQQCLQNQWDSVSDIVGVVFFNVLAIPCFVLEEQEACVEWYWWGGCRRYGSVSLARLQPRTLYNASWSSPATPSSPSPQNTAPSQLRLMQHPQKWPSQQKESRHPSQAKATALQAPAASPGPAMLPRVQLEVTDPGLQGPQGGLKPQGVRQACRSFRRLDRCEHQIGPQETKFQLFNSARDPLFHCNCTRRLARFLRLHNPPVGAIMHRELLGMTCFKLAPPLDCAEVKDCSSDPRAIRVAAQHLRRLQQRRRQLQGSGTHHRQARPSEHPKAPTSFYDRCLQLTQGAGGPKGQQKPWNQ; encoded by the exons ATGGGGGTTCTGGTGGCACTGTTGGGGGTGCTGAGCTTCCTGGGGGTGGCTCCGGGAGGCTCCCCTACCCTCCACTTGCACAGCACCTCCTGCCACTTGGCCAGGCCCACCGCCAGCATCCCTTTGGGGTCCCTGAGCTTCCTGGGCAAGGATGTCCAGGGACTAGCTCTGTTCCATGCCCGCTGGGATGGGCACGGGAGATTGCAGGTGTGCAGCCGGCAGGATGAGCCAGAGCTCACTGCAGCCTTCCGTGCACTCTGTGCTGGTGAGCTCACCCGGGGCTCCTTCATCCACACCCCTGGACCTGAGCTGCAGAGAGCCCTGGCCATCCTTCAGAGCCAGTGGGAGGCCTGCCAAGGGCCTGCTGAGAGTCCAGCAGGGACCAGGGAGAAGCGAGCAGCAGGGCAGAGTGGAGCGCCTGGCATCCGGCACCAGCGGGTGAAGAGGGGCTGGACTATGCCTGGCACGCTGTGGTGTGGAGTCGGGGACTCTGCCGGGAACTCCACGGAGCTGG GGGTCTTCCAGGGCCCTGATCTCTGCTGCCAGGAACATGACCACTGCCCCCAGACGGTCTCGCCCTTCCAGTACAACTACGGCATCCGGAACTACCGATTCCACACCATCTCCCACTGCAGCTGTGATGCCAG GTTCCAGCAGTGCCTGCAGAACCAGTGGGACTCCGTCTCCGACATCGTGGGCGTGGTCTTCTTCAACGTGCTAGCAATCCCCTGCTTTGTGCTGGAGGAGCAGGAGGCCTGTGTGGAGTGGTACTGGTGGGGCGG GTGTAGAAGGTACGGCTCTGTGTCCCTCGCTCGTCTCCAGCCCAGGACCCTCTACAATGCCTCTTGGAGCTCCCCTGCCACCCCCTCAAGTCCCAGCCCCCAGAACACAGCCCCCAGCCAGCTTCGGCTGATGCAGCATCCTCAGAAGTGGCCATCACAGCAGAAAGAGTCTAGGCACCCCAGTCAAGCCAAGGCCACAGCCCTccaggcgcctgcggcctccccTGGGCCTGCCATGCTCCCCAGAGTCCAGCTGGAGGTCACCGATCCAGGTCTCCAGGGGCCTCAGGGTGGCTTAAAACCTCAGG gcgTCCGCCAGGCCTGCCGCAGCTTCCGCCGCCTGGACCGGTGTGAGCATCAGATCGGGCCCCAGGAGACCAAGTTCCAGCTGTTCAACAGCGCCCGGGACCCCCTCTTCCACTGCAATTGCACACGCCG GCTGGCCCGCTTCCTGAGGCTCCACAACCCACCTGTGGGCGCCATCATGCATCGGGAGCTGCTGGGCATGACCTGCTTCAAACTGGCCCCTCCGCTGGACTGTGCTGAGGTCAAAGA CTGTTCCAGTGACCCCAGGGCCATCAGAGTGGCAGCTCAGCACCTGCGGCGACTTCAGCAGAGGCGACGCCAGCTCCAGGGGTCAGGCACACACCACAGGCAGGCAAGGCCTTCAGAGCACCCAAAGGCCCCCACATCATTCTACGACCGGTGCCTGCAGCTGACCCAGGGAGCCGGAGGACCCAAAGGGCAGCAGAAACCCTGGAACCAGTGA